In Emys orbicularis isolate rEmyOrb1 chromosome 12, rEmyOrb1.hap1, whole genome shotgun sequence, one genomic interval encodes:
- the LOC135886373 gene encoding immunoglobulin epsilon heavy chain-like, whose translation MKSLLLFLSLFSAPSCVLSQVQLVQSGPGAEKPGKTLTLTCTVSGFSITTQHYHWHWLRQPPGKGLEWMGYVYPYNSGETGYAPSLQGRVTISADTAKSQFSLQLRSLTAADTATYYCIRRRNYTFLWDTWETLTLTCAVSGVSITDNSYGWDWFRQPSGKGLEWVGGVYSGSTSSYAPPSLQGRATFSADTAKNQVSLQLRSLTAADTGTYYCARKIDSHSDTEQSVRSQVQLLESGGDVKKPRDSLRLSCKASGFTLSSYTMSWVRQAPGKGLEWVLHMYTDGSQQFYADSVRGRFTISRDNSNNLLYLQITCLKPEDTARYHCARDSEGKPG comes from the exons ATGAAATCGCTGCTACttttcctgtccctgttctcCGCCCCCAGCT GTGTCCTCTCTCAGGTGCAGCTGGTCCAGTCTGGCCCAGGAGCAGAGAAGCCCGGAAAGACCCTCACCCTGACCTGCACTGTCTCCGGGTTCTCCATCACTACTCAGCATTACCATTGGCACTGGCTCCGGCAACCCCCcgggaaagggctggagtggatGGGGTACGTGTACCCATACAATAGCGGGGAGACAGGCTACGCCCCGTCTCTCCAAGGCCGAGTCACCATCTCTGCAGACACTGCCAAGAGccagttctccctgcagctccgctcGCTGACAGCCGCCGACACCGCCACCTATTACTGCATCAGGAGGAGAAATTacaca TTTCTATGGGACACGTGGG AGACCCTCACCCTGACCTGTGCTGTCTCGggtgtctccatcactgacaacagCTACGGATGGGACTGGTTCCGGCAGCCCTCCGGGAAAGGGCTTGAGTGGGTGGGAGGGGTTTATAGTGGGAGCACGTCCTCCTACGCTCCACCGTCTCTCCAGGGCCGAGCCACCTTCTCTGCAGATACCGCCAAGAACCAggtctccctgcagctccgctcgctgacagctgcagacaccggCACCTATTACTGCGCCAGGAAAATAGATTCACACAGCGacacagagcaga GTGTccggtcccaggtgcagctgctggagtctggaggggatgtgaaaaagcccagagactctctccgcctctcctgcaaagcctccgggttcaccttGAGCAGCTACACTATGAGCTGGGTCCGACAGGCtccagggaaggggctggagtgggtctTACACATGTACACTGATGGGAGCCAACAATTTTACGCAGACTCAGTGAGaggccgattcaccatctccagggacaacTCCAACAACCTACTGTATCTGCAAAtcacctgcctgaagcctgaggACACCGCCCGGTATCACTGTGCGAGAGACAGTGAGGGGAAGCCGGGCTGA